From the genome of Plasmodium malariae genome assembly, chromosome: 9, one region includes:
- the PmUG01_09030400 gene encoding conserved Plasmodium protein, unknown function codes for MKHPDEFLNVHFRPEFLKNYEHTINFEQKAEQVIRQIKSALFRQAIYKIQNVEVVAMHECKEDRVLEKIKRVTGYENFKMSTSKILCDEIWTIKRCKKEISYWVRCYEQDKNGYSLSVIPTSIISIFYFFKYYYF; via the exons ATGAAACACCCAGACGAGTTTCTCAATGTGCATTTTCGTcctgaatttttaaaaaattatgaacacaCAATAAATTTCGAGCAAAAAGCTGAACAAGTCATACGGCAAATTAAATCTGCACTCTTTCGGCAAGCCATTTacaag ATACAAAACGTCGAAGTTGTGGCTATGCATGAATGCAAAGAAGACCGAGtattggaaaaaataaaaagagttACAGggtatgaaaattttaaaatgtctactagtaaaattttatgcGATGAAATATGGACTATAAAAAGATGCAAGAAAGAAATTTCGTATTGGGTACGTTGTTATGAGCAAGACAAAAATGGGTACTCCCTGTCAGTTATACCAACAAGtattataagtattttttatttttttaaatattattacttttaa
- the PmUG01_09030700 gene encoding conserved Plasmodium protein, unknown function: MASSLLLKSLICGLPLGGILFSEIRRVKKIREDERLNKSLFLKNFNRNNIITKKKEEGNNFIVYTGEKHNFNHNTQGMEGKKKVKEKEQVEMEVEDGELEEVLNYFYGKAWGYTTDYEIDISLNTGDLIFIKHDLYNINFFKRIMLKINRYFQNGNSDYDEIGIILKKYNISYVYIQNVINRKDKLIRYSYFLQKYKPSVVSLRRFISDDENIKIELKKNIEESLISIDKEINDHSNFSIFFVDLLYNAFKQTVHQIINKMYHSKGNLYNDYNNRMYNKISSNIDINNLINMLLFRSFNLFFYFITYISEKSCNIDLSNNDKRILLKNVEETKKYIGATLSKDSLLNYEFPINSFTCFPFIEKDYNLIKDKNNFIYQKLNGQVQKEVENFVSLMVENEHTLTDSIEYMNNAKKKEEKNRQGKRGEMESTSSYISYSNYFSKKINFFFEKLFLKLKNYTIRTNDHVYDIYKKTHLLPSIKNYNSSLSLFLCLNNFYKPLNTQNVLGDKFSIPKLSNLFHVRQEETEKRQKYFYQFNKVPKA; the protein is encoded by the coding sequence ATGGCTAGTTCACTGCTACTTAAAAGTTTAATTTGCGGACTACCATTGGGGGGTATTTTGTTTAGCGAAATCAGAAGAGTTAAAAAGATAAGAGAGGATGAAAGGTTAAATAAGAGCttgtttttgaaaaattttaataggaataatattattacaaagaaaaaagaagaaggaaataattttattgtgtATACAGGggaaaaacataattttaaccATAATACTCAAGGGATGGAGGGGAAGAAGAAGGTAAAAGAGAAGGAGCAGGTGGAAATGGAAGTGGAAGATGGGGAATTGGAGGAGGTGCTGAACTATTTTTATGGGAAAGCATGGGGATATACAACAGATTACGAAATTGATATAAGCTTAAATACTGGggatttaatttttattaaacatgatttatataatataaatttttttaaaaggataatgctaaaaataaatagatattttcaaaatggcAATAGTGATTATGATGAGATaggaattattttaaaaaaatataacatcaGTTATGTTTATATTCAAAACGTTATTAATAGAAAGGATAAATTAATACggtattcttattttttacagAAATATAAACCATCTGTTGTTTCTCTACGAAGATTTATAAGTGATGatgagaatataaaaatagaattaaaaaaaaatatagaggaAAGTTTAATATCGATAGATAAAGAAATTAATGATCATagtaatttttctatattttttgtagatTTATTATACAATGCTTTTAAACAAACAGTGCatcaaattattaataagatGTACCACAGTAAGGGTAACCTGTACAacgattataataatagaatgTATAACAAAATTAGCTCAAACatagatataaataactTAATTAATATGCTTCTGTTTcgatcttttaatttatttttttattttattacatacatAAGTGAGAAAAGTTGTAACATTGATTTATCTAACAATGATAAGAGAATACTTctaaaaaatgtagaagaaacaaaaaaatatatcggTGCAACGTTAAGTAAGGATAGCTTACTAAATTATGAATTTcctattaattcttttacgTGTTTTCCATTTATTGAGAAAGATTATAATTTGataaaggataaaaataatttcatttatcaAAAACTAAATGGACAAGTACAAAAAGAGGTAGAAAACTTTGTCTCCTTGATGGTAGAGAATGAACATACTTTAACGGACTCCAttgaatatatgaataatgcaaaaaaaaaggaagaaaaaaatagacaGGGAAAAAGAGGGGAAATGGAAAGTACTTCATCATACATAAGTTATTCTAACTActttagtaaaaaaataaattttttttttgaaaaattatttttaaaattaaaaaattatactatcAGAACAAATGATCATGTTTatgatatatacaaaaaaacgCATTTATTGCcatctataaaaaattataactcCTCTTTATCTCTATTTCTATGTTTGAATAATTTCTACAAGCCATTAAATACGCAGAATGTACTCGGTGATAAATTTAGTATACCTAAATTATCAAATCTATTTCATGTTAGACAGGAGGAAACTGAGAAGCggcaaaaatatttttatcaatttaACAAGGTTCCCAAAGCGTGA
- the EXP1 gene encoding exported protein 1, putative produces MKLSLIVFAFFFIALIEVYLGGLVIAGSTTPPPKKKSPKKTPDPLIDVHEIINDMVKKEEEIVNLSKKKSAYKTATTALASTLGLVSALLLGGIGLVLYNNERGRHPFQIRGSSKSGAAETKAAEPAPADDGDQDQSGTDSAA; encoded by the exons atgaaactctctttaattgtttttgccttttttttcattgccCTAATTGAAGTATATTTAGGAGGCTTAGTGATTGCAGGATCCACCACCCCACCTCCAAAAAAGAAATCTCCCAAAA aAACCCCTGATCCCTTAATTGATGTTCACGAAATAATCAATGATATGGTTaagaaagaagaagaaattGTAAActtgtcaaaaaaaaaatcagcGTACAAGACTGCAACTACAGCCCTTGCATCAACCTTGGGTCTAGTATCAGCTTTACTTTTAGGTGGTATTGGTTTAGTattgtataataatgaaagGGGTAGACATCCATTCCAAATTAGAGGCTCATCAAAAAGTGGTGCAGCAGAAACCAAGGCAGCAGAACCCGCACCCGCAGATGAT ggcGATCAAGACCAAAGTGGTACCGACTCAGCAGCATAA
- the TKL2 gene encoding tyrosine kinase-like protein, putative, which yields MNKRYYPVKEANIEKGAIDIFKQKIERKKQEYLRFSLSKSYHSRKDENVSIINNNSSSNSNYNNNNINNISIISNINNIDNINNNNNINNNNINNNNINNNNINNNNINNNNINNNNNINNIDNINNNNNINNIDNINNNNNINNNNINNNNNINNSNINSNCKFNNCNFSNVNHNSIIKNKNNAVNNKHNRNVEGSNSISTSNRKLIYIETCDTHDKYILNMYDEENKTCEEDMYNEEKKKKKKYDPVHKKSESKIGGKNEENIYIPLKILSNRYEYSDIVQATNNFSEENKIAKGGNGMVYKGILKSCINVAIKVLKKNENNGFENEIIIMSRYRHKNILSLLGYAMNKHYFYLIYEYVPLGDLRTLLFNHYYFYNIKNKENNIDLRYCSNIRCNDNTNLPKNKYFSYSNNYSFTNKQMSSLNMNTVRNIYPQKELYDNNIPLFLSFSVRINILVQIINVLCYLHTSCPIVYHRDLKSANILIDEKFNAKLGDFGLSFIYINNNNVFNLTGGTPGYADPYYISTHEINEQTEIYSFGALILEMLVSKSPAIHVSKNYNCIYSKNEKCPILCNRKRSDSEENVFDYLVNHINMNDYKSIYSVLDYSVNFPDFLVEKLTKLSFLCLNPNIKSRPSSKLVNLILLEIQKESDFFLKNQQDLFRKKINCINMYFDEYDKNRCNYTLGPNNSEAMKKMDERKNNGDNKFCKNDKRRKNGEGQRKIKNYNSFVSNVKDLNYNAYMHNMKEANCSLYMPSMKETHYSAYMSSIKEANQNNSLYHIFLRLIHSFFKNDKISNFNKNYYFRQFFSEHIQKNGDIKGKDFLYMNKIATSNCTNFKYNTIDNLTNLRELFFEKLHKDIFNKNFMFNSFSFNLMNCYFIRFVFDYLKNNASANYMQDSNTPIIVKNEGKSYPIKMCGSSSSSNIICNVQELNNFNNKKIEINCEMEKKNMNENEGDLCINSYNKKFSKKGANMKRDNKNNSCCNSNCRSTNRNSSKNNYQVPEIILVEDNNCSFSGKNGNSITNNMGNCKNNANIIMNNNAGSNIESMGQDPHVANQNSAYNGQQYSCYAPSNLNDFVKNNSDISSYYRRNNLHFISKNYMNSKYNRMDNINYNHPGNNSSKEQTNRCTDRFADKCSGRYGEKCADRFGGKCTDKYAVKHTDRHADRHADKYIDKHISNTHLNNKNNRINYEKGNNCKWVKNKMKMKNSNTVNRNNCFVEGENGNMVCLNYGEDPEGKSGEWSGVGSGKGPNEQLPHEKPIYSYNSHQLKNENNMQNNLYSNKWPLKRNCRDDTPKMIFNIEKEQNEELKESCVNNKKKIMRINISIDEEKGDNNSEKSKKESKKVDYIVDEENGKYCSNNNNYANNDDCRVDMNNSVMNGRNCKFMVNHSSSIKKESNNDCSPEKNTSFVIEDIREGNMIYISNFINYINFDKNKNMVDSNVFSWFNKHIFEMVIDENKIVSDVTFLDILYEFNIFNFKKNNMINYENENKYLLKGKWSSYSDNNIENNFISVNLQSNFFFEIAVYYDNIKNIHTVFLLKSNQIKDFICDENDTRTKKLWVSDYVGRRNEFVEKILKKSISNILYECISRKHCLFLLEVKMKKLSKPTCYDNKMKGDFSYYYFEYNVKVVCNSENCIFSNNYILYKNNTYSYSLPNNILSLLVFSEDKIMKGMCQHKDSLTTTQRIHFPLYPFFVNINFYNEK from the exons ATGAACAAAAGATACTACCCAGTGAAAGAAGCGAATATTGAAAAGGGTGCTATAGACATATTTAAGCAAAAAAtcgaaagaaaaaaacaagaatatTTACGGTTCAGTTTATCGAAAAGTTATCACAGCAGGAAAGACGAAAATGTGAGCATCATTAACAACAATAGTAGCAGTAATAgcaattataacaataacaacatTAACAATATTAGCATTATTAGcaatattaacaatattgacaatattaacaacaataataatattaacaataataatattaacaataataatattaacaataataatattaacaataataatattaacaataataatattaacaacaataataatattaacaatattgacaatattaacaacaataataatattaacaatattgacaatattaacaacaataataatattaacaataataatattaacaacaataataatattaacaacaGTAATATTAACAGTAACTGCAAATTTAACAATTGCAATTTTAGCAATGTCAATCATAATAGCATCATTAAAAACAAGAACAATGCTGTCAACAATAAGCATAATAGAAATGTCGAAGGGAGTAATTCGATCAGTACCAGTAACCGAAAGTTGATATACATAGAAACATGTGATACTCATGataaatacattttgaaCATGTACGATGAAGAGAACAAAACATGTGAAGAAGATATGTACaacgaagaaaaaaaaaaaaaaaaaaaatatgaccctgttcataaaaaaagtgAGTCAAAAATAGGAgggaaaaatgaagaaaatatatatatacctttaAAGATATTATCAAATAGATATGAATATAGTGACATAGTTCAGGCAACGAATAATTTTtctgaagaaaataaaatagcaaAGGGAGGAAATGGAATGGTATATAAAGGAATATTGAAAAGTTGTATTAACGTTGCaataaaagttttaaaaaaaaatgaaaataatggtTTTGAAAATGagataataattatgagTAGATATagacataaaaatattttatcattattaggATATGCAATGaataaacattatttttatctaatatatgaatatgtacCATTAGGAGATTTAAGGACGCTCTTATttaatcattattatttttacaatataaaaaataaagaaaataatattgattTGCGTTATTGTTCGAATATTAGATGTAATGATAATACAAATCTACctaagaataaatatttctcatattcaaataattactcttttacaaataaacaaatgagTTCATTAAATATGAACACTGTTAGGAATATTTATCCACAGAAGGaattatatgataataatatacctCTTTTTCTATCTTTCAGTgttagaataaatatattagttcAAATAATAAACGTTCTTTGCTATTTACATACTTCTTGCCCTATAGTTTATCACAGGGATCTGAAGTCGGCCAATATTTTGATAGACGAAAAGTTCAACGCCAAGTTGGGCGATTTTGGACTTTcctttatttacataaacaATAACAACGTGTTTAACTTAACCGGCG GTACCCCAGGATATGCGGATCCCTACTATATTTCCACGCATGAAATAAACGAGCAAACCGAAATATACTCCTTCGGTGCTCTGATTTTAGAAATGCTTGTTTCCAAATCTCCAGCAATTCATGTGAGTAAGAATTACAATTGTATATATAGCAAGAATGAAAAATGCCCTATATTATGTAACAGGAAAAGAAGTGATAGTGAGGAGAATGTTTTTGATTACTTGGTTAATCATATAAACATGAATGATTACAAATCTATCTATTCTGTATTAGATTATAGTGTGAACTTTCCCGACTTCTTAGTAGagaaattaacaaaattatcttttttatgtttaaatccaaatattaaaagtagaCCATCATCTAAACTAGTAAACCTAATACTTTTAGAAATACAAAAAGAGagtgatttttttttaaaaaatcaacaGGATCTTTTTagaaagaaaattaattgtATCAATATGTACTTTGATGAATATGACAAGAACAGATGTAACTATACCCTTGGACCTAATAATAGTGAAgctatgaaaaaaatggatgaaagaaaaaataatggagataataaattttgtaaaaatgataaaagaagaaaaaatggagaaggtcaaaggaaaattaaaaattacaactCCTTTGTTAGCAATGTCAAGGACTTGAATTATAACGCGTACATGCACAATATGAAAGAAGCGAATTGCAGTTTGTATATGCCAAGTATGAAGGAGACGCATTACAGCGCGTATATGTCAAGTATCAAGGAAGCGAATCAGAACAACAGCTTATATCACATTTTCCTTAGAttaattcattcattttttaaaaatgacaaaatttcgaatttcaataaaaattattactttaggcaatttttttctgaacatATTCAGAAAAATGGAGATATCAAAGGAaaagattttttatatatgaataaaatagcCACTTCAAATTGcacaaattttaaatacaatACTATTGATAATTTAACTAATCTGAGAgaacttttttttgaaaaattacataaagatatttttaataaaaattttatgtttaattCCTTTTCATTCAATTTAATGAATTGTTACTTTATTAGGTTTGTATTTGactacttaaaaaataatgcttcAGCAAATTATATGCAAGATTCGAATACTCCGATTATCGTAAAAAATGAGGGTAAAAGTTATCCCATAAAAATGTGtggtagcagtagtagtagtaatattatatgtaatgtacaggaattgaataattttaataataaaaaaatagaaattaaCTGTGAgatggaaaagaaaaacatgaaTGAAAACGAAGGTGACTTATGTATTAATtcatacaataaaaaattttcaaagaaAGGAGCCAACATGAAACGagataacaaaaataatagctGTTGTAACAGTAACTGTAGGAGTACCAACAGGAATAGCAGTAAGAACAATTACCAGGTGCCAGAAATAATTTTGGTGGAAGATAACAACTGCTCTTTTAGCGGTAAAAACGGGAATAGCATAACGAACAATATGGGTAATTGCAAGAACAATGCAAACATCATCATGAACAACAATGCAGGAAGCAATATCGAAAGCATGGGGCAAGACCCCCATGTAGCTAATCAGAACAGTGCGTACAACGGGCAGCAATACAGCTGCTATGCTCCTTCTAACCTTAACGACTTTGTCAAGAATAATTCCGATATAAGTAGTTACTACCGTAGGAATAATCTGCattttataagtaaaaattatatgaacagTAAATATAACAGAATGGATAACATAAACTACAATCATCCTGGCAACAATTCGAGCAAAGAACAAACAAACAGGTGCACGGATAGGTTCGCCGATAAGTGCTCAGGAAGATACGGGGAAAAGTGCGCCGATAGATTCGGCGGTAAATGTACAGATAAATATGCAGTTAAACACACAGATCGACACGCAGATAGGCACGCGGATAAGTACATTGATAAACACATATCTAATACCCATCTGAACAACAAAAATAACAGGATCAACTACGAAAAGGGAAATAACTGTAAGTGGGttaagaataaaatgaaaatgaaaaattcgAACACTGTAAATCGTAACAATTGTTTTGTTGAGGGGGAAAATGGAAATATGGTGTGTCTAAATTATGGTGAAGATCCTGAAGGGAAATCGGGTGAGTGGTCAGGTGTGGGATCAGGTAAAGGACCTAACGAGCAGCTACCGCATGAGAAGcctatttattcatataattctCACCAgctgaaaaatgaaaacaacaTGCAGAATAATTTGTATTCGAACAAATGGCCTTTAAAACGAAACTGTAGAGATGATACCCCCAAAATGATTTTTAACATTGAAAAGGAGCAAAACGAGGAATTGAAAGAATCTTGTGTGAACaataagaagaaaattaTGCGTATAAACATTTCCATTGATGAAGAAAAAGGAGATAACAATTCAGAGAAGAGCAAAAAGGAGTCTAAAAAGGTTGATTATATTGTAGATGAAGAAAATGGTAAATACTGCAGTAACAACAACAATTATGCAAATAATGATGACTGTCGAGTTGATATGAATAACTCAGTTATGAATGGAAGAAACTGCAAGTTCATGGTAAACCATTCCAgttcaattaaaaaagaaagcaaCAATGATTGCTCACCGGAAAAAAATACATCTTTTGTAATTGAAGATATTCGAGAAGGAAATATGATATacatttctaattttataaattatataaattttgataagaacaaaaatatggTGGACTCAAATGTATTTTCTTGGTTTAATAAACACATTTTTGAAATGGTCatagatgaaaataaaattgtttcGGATGTAACTTTCCTAGATATATTATAcgaatttaatatatttaacttcaaaaaaaataatatgataaattatGAGAATGAAAATAAGTATCTTTTAAAGGGGAAATGGTCATCCTATTCagataataatattgaaaataattttatttctgttAACTTACagagtaattttttttttgaaattgctgtttattatgataatataaaaaatatacatactgtgtttttattgaaatcaaatcaaataaaagattttatatgtgatgaaaatgatacaagaacaaaaaaattatgggtTTCGGACTATGTTGGAAGAAGAAATGAATTtgttgaaaaaattttaaaaaagtctatttctaatattttatatgaatgcATAAGTAGGAAACATTGTTTGTTTCTCTTGGaagtgaaaatgaaaaagttaaGTAAACCCACTtgttatgataataaaatgaaagggGATTtctcttattattattttgaatataatgtaaaagtTGTATGCAATAGCGAAAATtgcattttttcaaataattatatattgtacAAAAATAACACCTATTCTTATAGTTTACCCAATAACATTTTATCACTCCTTGTATTTTCAGAggataaaattatgaaaggAATGTGCCAACATAAGGATTCATTGACAACAACCCAAAGAATTCATTTCCCCCTTTATCCATTTTTCGtcaatattaatttttacaatgaaAAGTAG
- the PmUG01_09030600 gene encoding WD repeat-containing protein, putative yields the protein MKNNTNIPKDSNTKTFNTCFDNIDLNFACLKSRNLKNGPTFSFFYEYAHDRSVLSLSLDESGTYMATASSDHSLRIHNLKNLSTVKELYHKKCGHYDWVSEVFFTKRNEVLSGGLDGKICLWNTTQCCKFPKINKIMNCSEYLEQEKKVREINFKASNNTIKCKEMWAHHSTISDMKFDKEKEKCITSSYDKTLKLFDIKKFSELATYKGNHIHPITKFLWLQNKIISADKSGTLCVFDVETFQEVLSAKNTHCGNIGALNYFYMYKSKNSNLINQTSTHKNKTSGSNFSLTNPPMDDSNLEKSSSNNSSSIKNKYDNDNNKRNNMNNRNNLITANVNIINSDNLFGQGHNYLNLNNERIPLIITGGTNDGILKIRDFRIFHKYISYKKIHTASINSIITYNIKNKTYIISCSADGCCYQYEIYSICSSNLNNYLKKICVNEPILSARYIGNHLVLVGSSFGNLFLLNFSDCSENNLTQQYNLTRINEIQDNFDNSVEKKNYNNIHDKTDRDILWAFGVCKKGGVNCIECTFIYDSTVKNTNELEIYNIVTAGDDGTPCLLYIPNSFV from the exons ATGAAGAATAACACAAATATACCAAAAGACAGCAACACAAAAACATTTAATACATGTTTTGATAACATAGATTTGAATTTTGCTTGTTTAAAAAgtagaaatttaaaaaatggacCAACATTCTCCTTTTTCTATGAATATGCACATGATAGGTCTGTCCTTTCACTTTCGCTGGATGAAAGTG GAACTTATATGGCCACAGCGAGCTCAGATCATTCCTTGCGCATTCACAACCTCAAGAACCTATCGACCGTTAAAGAACTATATCACAAAAAGTGCGGACACTATGACTGGGTAAGTGAAgtattttttactaaaagGAATGAAGTTCTTTCAGGGGGATTAGATGGGAAAATATGTCTGTGGAATACTACACAATGCTGTAAATTTcctaaaattaataaaattatgaactgTTCAGAATATTTAGAACAAGAGAAAAAAGTTCGAGAAATCAATTTTAAGGCTTCTAATAACACAATTAAGTGTAAAGAAATGTGGGCGCATCATTCTACAATTAGTGATATGAAAtttgataaagaaaaagaaaagtgtATAACTAGTAGTTATGATAAAACCTTAAAGCTTTttgacataaaaaaatttagtgaACTAGCTACATACAAAGGAAATCATATACATCCAATAACTAAATTTTTATGGTtgcaaaacaaaataatatctGCAGATAAAAGTGGGACATTGTGTGTGTTTGATGTAGAAACATTTCAGGAAGTACTTAGTGCTAAGAATACACACTGTGGTAATATAGGGgctttaaattatttttatatgtataaaagcaaaaattctaatttaattaatcAAACTAGTACGCACAAAAATAAGACAAGCGGTTCTAATTTCTCGTTAACTAACCCCCCCATGGACGACAGCAATTTAGAAAAAAGCAGTAGCAACAACAGCAGTAgcattaaaaacaaatatgacaacgataataataaaaggaacAATATGAACAATCGGAACAACCTTATAACTGCAAATGTGAACATCATAAACTCCGATAATTTGTTTGGGCAAGgccataattatttaaacttAAACAATGAAAGAATAcctttaataataacaggGGGGACAAATGATGGTATCTTAAAAATAAGAGATTTTCGAATTTTCCACAAATATATTAGCTACAAAAAGATTCATACAGCTAGCATTAATAGTATTATaacttataatataaaaaataaaacatacatTATTTCTTGCTCCGCTGATGGATGTTGTTATCAATATGAAATTTATAGTATCTGTTCttcaaatttaaataattatttgaaaaaaatttgtgtCAATGAACCTATTTTATCAGCAAGATATATTGGTAATCACTTAGTTTTAGTTGGTTCATCTTTtggaaatttatttttattaaatttttctgaCTGTtcagaaaataatttaacacAACAGTATAATTTAACCAGAATTAATGAAATACAAGATAATTTTGATAACTcagttgaaaaaaaaaattataataacataCATGATAAAACGGACAGAGATATTTTGTGGGCCTTTGGCGTTTGTAAAAAGGGAGGAGTTAATTGCATCGAGtgtacttttatatatgacTCAACAGTTAAAAACACTAACGAACTGGAAATCTATAATATTGTTACAGCGGGTGATGATGGTACTCCGTGCTTATTGTATATTCCCAACTCATTTGTATGA